The following are encoded together in the Lathyrus oleraceus cultivar Zhongwan6 chromosome 3, CAAS_Psat_ZW6_1.0, whole genome shotgun sequence genome:
- the LOC127130827 gene encoding uncharacterized protein LOC127130827, whose product MVHTFASLTVHRREQPYFEDQQHAPEMYDEEEERRGDIKGIKENFKILEKKMRAMEGDQVFGVAAREMCLISGLVIPVKFKTPDFDRYKGHTCPKSHLVMYYRKMVAHVEDDKLMMHFFPYSLKGVPSKWYISLDQSHIRCFQDLFDAFIKHYKYNMDMSPYITELLNMSQKDNESFKEYAQRWTQMASQVEPPLAEKELADWFMDTVQPMFYERMVGRVSACFSNLVAIGVKVELGLKNGKMISTVGTSNNNNAKKFPGNFHNKKEGETNAMSSRRGRSQSWRKQQR is encoded by the coding sequence ATGGTCCATACATTTGCATCTCTGACTGTTCATAGACGTGAGCAACCTTACTTCGAAGATCAACAACATGCTCCAGAAATGtatgatgaagaagaagaaaggcgTGGAGATATAAAGGGTATTAAAGAGAATTTTAAGATTCTTGAGAAGAAAATGAGGGCAATGGAAGGTGACCAAGTCTTTGGTGTTGCCGCTAGGGAGATGTGCCTAATATCCGGTCTTGTaattcctgtgaaattcaagaCTCCTGATTTCGATAGATACAAGGGCCATACATGTCCTAagagccatcttgttatgtacTACCGGAAAATGGTTGCCCATGTTGAAGATGATAAGCTCATGATGCACTTCTTTCCGTACAGTTTGAAGGGTGTCCCCTCTAAGTGGTACATAAGCCTCGATCAGAGTCATATCCGGTGCTTCCAAGACTTGTTTGATGCTTTCATAAAGCAttacaaatacaacatggatatgTCTCCATACATAACAGAATTGTTGAATATGTCTCAAAAAGACAACGAGtcatttaaagagtatgcacaacGCTGGACACAGATGGCCTCTCAGGTTGAACCACCTTTGGCAGAAAAAGAATTAGCCGATTGGTTTATGGATACTGTACAACCAATGTTCTATGAGAGGATGGTGGGTAGGGTGTCTGCATGTTTTTCTAACTTGGTAGCTATAGGCGTTAAAGTTGAACTCGGTTTAAAGAATGGAAAGATGATCAGCACTGTTGGAACTTCTAATAACAATAATGCTAAGAAGTTTCCCGGAAATTTTCATAACAAAAAGGAAGGAGAGACGAATGCTATGTCGTCCAGACGAGGAAGGAGTCAATCATGGAGAAAGCAACAACGATAG